The Methanobrevibacter sp. TMH8 genomic interval AGCATTGTATGGAAGGATTAGACTCTGATTTTTACAAAAAAATTAATAAAGGAGATTTCATAGTAGCTGGAAAAAACTTTGGTTGTGGATCATCTCGTGAACATGCCCCAATTGCCCTTCAAGGAGTTGGAGTTGGAGCTGTAATAGCTGAATCATTTGCAAGAATCTTTTATAGAAATGCTACTAATGTTGGAATCCCTCTTCTTGAAGCTCCTGGAATTAGTAAAGTTTTAAAAGAAGGAGAGGAAATAGAAGTAGATATGGAAAATGGAGTAATAATATCTGAATCTGGAAAAGAATATAAATTTAAAAAATTGCCTCCATTTATGTTAGAAATCCTAGAAAAAGGCGGTTTAATTCAATACCTCAAATAATAATCTTAAAATTCCATTTTTATATTTTATTTGGAATTTTAAAACTTTTTTTAATCATATTTCATCTTTAATCTGATATTATATTAGAATTATAGATTAATTAGCTTATTTATACATTATTAGTTATATTTAATGTATCATAAATATCATTGAAATAATTTAAAGAAATAA includes:
- a CDS encoding 3-isopropylmalate dehydratase small subunit; its protein translation is MKGKVWKFGDDIDTDIIIPGRYLVVTDPDKLAKHCMEGLDSDFYKKINKGDFIVAGKNFGCGSSREHAPIALQGVGVGAVIAESFARIFYRNATNVGIPLLEAPGISKVLKEGEEIEVDMENGVIISESGKEYKFKKLPPFMLEILEKGGLIQYLK